From Bacillus pumilus, one genomic window encodes:
- a CDS encoding class II fructose-bisphosphate aldolase — translation MPLLSTTPMLEAAKKEKYGIVAFNVHSFDSIYWVLETAAELKSPVILQTTVGTVQSLGAKAIADTVKAAADQYQIPIGLHLDHCTDFDVILTCIRAGYTSVMIDASMHSYEENVRRTKEVVDLALKVGVNVEAELGKVGGVEDDIVVDEKDAEKAIPSECRQFVEETGVPTLAPAIGTAHGIYKGVPDIDFDRIEQIAALVDVPLVLHGGSAVPDEDVRRCVALGMAKVNVSTELKNAYSEAIRDHFSNEPESLDPRMYLQKAKQAAKDMVTSKIRIVGSEGKAHPLYQ, via the coding sequence ATGCCTTTACTTTCAACAACACCGATGCTTGAGGCTGCGAAAAAAGAAAAATACGGAATAGTTGCATTCAATGTACATTCCTTTGACAGTATTTATTGGGTGCTCGAAACGGCCGCAGAATTAAAATCACCTGTCATTTTGCAAACAACGGTTGGAACGGTTCAATCACTTGGAGCAAAAGCGATTGCAGATACAGTCAAAGCGGCGGCTGATCAATATCAAATCCCAATCGGTCTGCACCTCGATCACTGCACGGACTTTGATGTGATTCTCACCTGTATCAGGGCAGGATATACATCCGTCATGATCGATGCATCCATGCATTCATATGAAGAAAATGTACGCCGCACAAAAGAAGTCGTAGACCTCGCATTAAAAGTAGGGGTGAATGTCGAAGCAGAATTAGGCAAGGTAGGCGGCGTAGAGGATGATATCGTCGTCGATGAAAAGGATGCTGAAAAAGCCATTCCATCAGAATGCCGTCAATTTGTAGAAGAAACTGGGGTACCTACTTTAGCGCCTGCGATCGGTACCGCTCACGGCATTTATAAAGGAGTACCGGATATTGACTTTGACCGTATTGAACAAATTGCAGCGCTGGTCGATGTTCCCCTTGTGCTGCACGGTGGTTCCGCTGTTCCGGATGAAGACGTCAGACGATGTGTGGCACTTGGTATGGCAAAGGTCAATGTCTCTACTGAATTGAAAAATGCGTACTCTGAAGCCATCCGTGATCATTTCTCAAACGAACCTGAAAGCTTAGATCCACGTATGTATTTACAAAAAGCAAAGCAAGCAGCAAAAGACATGGTCACATCGAAAATACGTATCGTTGGCAGTGAGGGCAAAGCCCATCCTCTATATCAGTGA
- a CDS encoding DMT family transporter, with the protein MIIGILLAITAGALVSLQTIFNSKVDEHTGSWSTTTLVLGMGFIASLLMGLLLEGTGMFQLRHMEAWYWISGAIGVGVVICLVQSIKRLGPTYGISIVLTSQLGCALLFDSLGWLGLEKVAFSFTKLLGVIVIVAGILVFKLTKLESAEKDQSQEKGLPQE; encoded by the coding sequence ATGATCATAGGAATACTATTAGCTATCACTGCTGGCGCACTCGTCAGCTTACAAACCATTTTTAACAGTAAGGTCGATGAGCATACAGGCTCTTGGTCAACTACAACCCTCGTTCTTGGAATGGGCTTTATTGCTTCACTCCTGATGGGTCTCTTACTAGAGGGAACTGGCATGTTTCAATTAAGACATATGGAAGCTTGGTACTGGATCAGCGGAGCCATTGGGGTAGGAGTGGTCATTTGTCTAGTTCAGAGTATCAAACGTCTTGGACCGACTTATGGCATCTCGATTGTCCTCACGTCACAGCTGGGCTGCGCTCTTTTGTTTGATTCGCTAGGCTGGCTTGGGTTAGAAAAAGTGGCATTTTCTTTTACAAAACTATTAGGTGTCATTGTGATTGTTGCTGGGATCTTAGTGTTTAAATTGACCAAATTGGAGTCAGCCGAAAAAGATCAATCGCAAGAAAAAGGGCTGCCACAAGAGTAG
- a CDS encoding phospholipase D-like domain-containing protein, with translation MLHLLFFLILLYVVYVFLTAFVLFYLPIRKTCKEHCIYKASSISGDDQGTNQVMLLDDGFESGQVRIQMIREAKKVIRLSYYSIQKGKTAEWVLGALIEAADRGVKVQVLLDGICHSLRGPLKHLRYAVANHPNMSIRFYEPFRLFKPWTWHNRLHDKLLLADGRVAVMGGRNIGDKYFADQPPKDFAFDRDVLLYNAKKGKVLDEMEQYFVYLWNHDFTKRTKEVFSKPKAKKGLKLRKQLLRSYQEAVRTKEPFVMSSFDWVADATSVKQIAFFTNPVERFNKRPLVLKKLNDLAHRAKRSVLIQTPYVIPTRPMKAGLTPLGSEIQTTMVTNSLTATPNPLAFAGYLSTKKELMKTGVHLYEYEGPYSIHGKSMVIDDYLSIIGTYNLDARSSFLNTESILVIDSAPFALSLTQAIEQKIAYSNLVAKDRTAYHASAYGQKKKPLMKRLLLNGLSAITVLWRRLI, from the coding sequence ATGCTTCATCTCTTGTTTTTTCTCATCCTTCTCTATGTCGTCTATGTATTTTTGACCGCATTTGTGTTGTTTTATTTACCGATACGAAAAACATGCAAAGAACATTGTATTTATAAAGCCTCTTCTATCTCAGGAGACGATCAGGGGACAAATCAAGTGATGCTTCTTGACGATGGGTTTGAATCTGGTCAGGTTAGAATCCAAATGATTCGTGAGGCAAAGAAGGTGATCCGTCTCAGTTACTATTCCATTCAAAAGGGAAAAACAGCCGAATGGGTACTAGGTGCTTTAATTGAAGCAGCTGATCGAGGTGTGAAAGTCCAGGTGTTGTTAGATGGCATCTGCCACAGTTTGCGCGGGCCGCTGAAGCATTTGCGCTATGCGGTGGCAAATCATCCGAACATGTCGATTCGTTTTTATGAGCCCTTTCGTTTGTTCAAGCCTTGGACGTGGCATAATCGGCTTCACGATAAGCTGCTACTAGCAGATGGCCGAGTGGCTGTGATGGGCGGAAGAAATATCGGTGATAAATACTTTGCAGATCAGCCGCCGAAAGACTTTGCTTTTGACCGCGATGTGCTGCTCTATAACGCCAAAAAGGGAAAAGTATTAGATGAAATGGAGCAATATTTCGTTTATCTATGGAATCATGATTTTACGAAAAGAACAAAAGAGGTGTTCTCCAAGCCAAAAGCGAAAAAAGGGTTAAAGCTAAGAAAACAGCTGCTCAGATCCTATCAAGAAGCAGTGCGCACAAAAGAACCTTTTGTGATGTCCTCCTTTGATTGGGTAGCAGATGCCACTTCAGTGAAACAGATTGCCTTTTTCACAAATCCTGTAGAACGCTTCAATAAGCGGCCGCTTGTGCTGAAAAAACTGAACGATCTTGCGCACCGGGCAAAGCGTTCTGTGCTTATACAAACGCCTTATGTCATCCCAACACGCCCAATGAAAGCCGGACTCACCCCCTTAGGTAGTGAGATTCAAACGACAATGGTCACGAATTCTCTTACAGCGACACCAAATCCGTTAGCCTTTGCTGGATATTTAAGCACGAAAAAGGAACTGATGAAAACAGGCGTTCATTTGTATGAATATGAAGGCCCCTATTCCATTCATGGGAAATCAATGGTGATTGATGATTACTTGAGTATTATTGGGACATATAACTTAGATGCGAGGTCTAGTTTTTTAAACACAGAGTCGATTTTGGTGATTGACAGTGCCCCGTTTGCGTTATCACTTACACAGGCAATCGAACAAAAAATCGCCTACAGTAATCTCGTTGCTAAAGACCGAACAGCCTATCATGCGAGCGCATATGGGCAGAAAAAAAAGCCTTTGATGAAAAGGCTCCTTTTAAATGGATTATCCGCGATAACGGTATTATGGCGGCGATTGATTTAA
- a CDS encoding S8 family serine peptidase, whose protein sequence is MKKKLTLLLVALILTVVSITLIINKNKTEKFKNENWAYEYLKINKLHNQKKLTGKGVKVALIDSGVSLKQEVNVKKGVNVLDPKRSYQDNHGHGTHLAGILTSKDIGVAPNIDLYVIKALDNNLNGDINNVIEAVNYSIEEKVDIILMSFGTLKYSRKLESVINRALKNNIVVISSVGNYGLQEKSEILYPAKFEDVIAVGALNMNGDIWKGTTVGKGLNVLLPGQYIKSYSKDGSFLYSSGTSMAAAYMAGLAALFFEEYSSYNKHTISKKIWKKIKNLDKINGYSVMNTDKFF, encoded by the coding sequence TTGAAGAAGAAACTTACACTCCTTCTAGTAGCATTAATTCTAACTGTGGTATCTATAACATTAATAATAAATAAAAACAAAACTGAGAAATTTAAGAATGAAAATTGGGCCTATGAATATTTAAAAATTAATAAACTGCATAACCAGAAAAAACTAACTGGAAAAGGTGTTAAAGTAGCATTAATTGATTCAGGTGTTTCATTAAAGCAGGAGGTCAATGTTAAGAAAGGGGTAAACGTTTTAGATCCCAAAAGATCATATCAAGATAATCATGGTCATGGAACTCATTTAGCTGGAATATTAACTAGTAAAGACATTGGTGTTGCGCCAAACATCGATTTATATGTAATTAAAGCCTTGGATAACAATTTAAATGGTGATATTAATAATGTAATAGAAGCAGTGAATTATAGTATTGAAGAAAAGGTTGACATTATTTTAATGTCATTTGGCACTTTAAAATATTCCAGAAAACTGGAATCTGTAATAAATAGAGCTTTAAAAAATAATATTGTTGTAATTTCATCGGTTGGGAACTATGGGTTACAAGAAAAGAGCGAGATACTCTACCCTGCTAAATTTGAAGATGTTATTGCTGTAGGAGCTTTAAATATGAACGGTGATATATGGAAAGGGACAACTGTAGGTAAAGGATTAAATGTGTTACTTCCGGGGCAGTATATAAAAAGTTATTCAAAAGATGGTTCTTTTTTATATAGTAGTGGTACTTCAATGGCAGCTGCCTACATGGCAGGTCTTGCTGCTCTCTTTTTTGAAGAATATTCTTCTTATAATAAACACACAATCTCGAAAAAAATATGGAAAAAAATCAAAAATTTAGATAAAATAAACGGGTATTCAGTTATGAATACAGATAAATTTTTTTGA
- a CDS encoding MarR family winged helix-turn-helix transcriptional regulator, producing MSIKNDAEDRADLIIHTLRRLATRTVLFHQAAAQSLGLFPTDLKSADLLNELGPLTAGELSEKTGLSSGAVTALIDRLEKAGYVKREKDPKDKRRVIIVPLTAGKSQVKELFQSLSASTKQLTNEYKREELDLIIQFINEAADIMEQELRLFKSKS from the coding sequence TTGTCAATAAAGAACGACGCAGAAGACAGAGCAGACCTGATCATACATACACTGAGGCGCCTCGCGACACGAACGGTTTTATTCCATCAAGCGGCCGCGCAATCGCTCGGCCTTTTCCCAACAGATCTCAAATCAGCCGATTTATTAAACGAACTCGGCCCCCTCACAGCAGGGGAATTAAGTGAAAAAACAGGTCTTAGCTCAGGTGCGGTCACAGCTCTTATTGACCGTCTTGAAAAAGCTGGCTACGTCAAAAGAGAAAAGGACCCAAAAGACAAGCGAAGAGTCATCATCGTTCCATTAACGGCTGGGAAATCACAAGTAAAAGAACTCTTTCAATCTTTATCGGCATCAACTAAACAGCTCACAAACGAATACAAACGAGAAGAATTAGACTTAATCATTCAATTTATTAACGAAGCAGCAGATATTATGGAGCAAGAGCTGCGATTGTTTAAGTCTAAATCGTAA
- a CDS encoding DUF3986 family protein, which produces MLNLDDTMHLHVGYYENDLDYEGVFFKSLDSGKWLLFFDQESYGIKLKQKYEKYDDFGLLVGEYNIDDEYIEDKGDELFERFLKENGIIKA; this is translated from the coding sequence TTGCTTAACTTAGACGATACAATGCATTTGCATGTAGGCTATTATGAAAATGATTTAGATTATGAAGGTGTGTTTTTTAAAAGTTTAGATTCAGGGAAATGGTTATTGTTTTTTGATCAAGAAAGCTATGGTATAAAACTTAAACAAAAATATGAAAAATATGATGATTTTGGTTTGTTGGTTGGAGAGTATAATATTGATGATGAATATATTGAGGATAAAGGGGATGAATTGTTCGAACGGTTTCTAAAAGAAAACGGTATTATTAAAGCATAG
- the pfkB gene encoding 1-phosphofructokinase, whose protein sequence is MIYTCTLNPAIDLYIALKEMRANAVNRTEDEDYQPNGKGVNVSIMLKKYGFTSTALGFIAGFSGSYIEQSLKDLSIQTDFISVEGITRINVFINTTEEYKLVNQGPAIEAKALHAFREKIAAIPQGDILIMSGSLPKGVPASIFSEVAAICHQHNVKFILDTSSAAVLETLQYKPYLLKPNEEEIAAFFGKIHPMSEKELIQSGEKLIEMGAEQVLISRGEEGALFITKDVILKGNAPTGTVVNTACSGDAMLAAFLSKQLEGHSPEECLRYGIATGASTAFSKGLSDLHDIHSLIEQVHIHKI, encoded by the coding sequence TTGATTTATACCTGCACCTTAAATCCTGCTATTGACCTATATATTGCATTAAAAGAAATGAGGGCAAATGCAGTCAACCGCACAGAAGATGAAGATTATCAGCCGAATGGCAAAGGAGTCAATGTCTCCATTATGCTAAAGAAATATGGATTCACCAGCACTGCATTAGGATTTATTGCTGGGTTTTCAGGCTCTTATATTGAACAATCCTTAAAGGACCTTTCCATTCAAACCGATTTTATCTCGGTTGAAGGAATTACACGCATTAATGTTTTTATTAATACGACAGAAGAATACAAGCTCGTGAACCAAGGACCTGCGATTGAAGCAAAAGCGCTTCACGCCTTTCGTGAAAAAATAGCGGCCATCCCGCAGGGGGACATCCTTATCATGTCAGGCAGCCTGCCAAAGGGCGTACCCGCCAGCATTTTTTCAGAAGTAGCAGCTATTTGTCATCAGCACAACGTCAAGTTTATTTTAGACACAAGCTCCGCAGCAGTTCTTGAGACGCTTCAATACAAGCCGTATTTATTAAAACCGAATGAAGAAGAAATCGCTGCTTTTTTCGGCAAAATACATCCTATGTCAGAAAAAGAACTCATTCAATCAGGAGAAAAACTCATTGAGATGGGTGCAGAGCAAGTGCTTATTTCCCGCGGAGAAGAAGGGGCTTTGTTCATTACGAAAGACGTCATCTTAAAAGGAAACGCACCGACAGGCACTGTGGTAAACACAGCTTGTTCTGGAGATGCAATGCTCGCAGCCTTTCTTAGTAAACAGCTTGAAGGTCATTCACCTGAAGAATGCTTACGTTACGGCATTGCAACGGGCGCATCTACTGCATTTTCTAAAGGCTTAAGTGATTTACATGACATTCATTCATTAATTGAGCAAGTACACATTCACAAGATATAA
- a CDS encoding PTS sugar transporter subunit IIA, with protein MMDHIYMNLHETASSQAGVFAAIADIAYKAGICTSQEDVKKGLAEREALSTTGFQDGFAIPHTQTEAITKPALVIVRTETGIEWDAFDGKPCFFFLSLLIPKNEAGTTHLKALSALSRGLMDEVKRQKLLETRTNEDMLTVLETDILTREDV; from the coding sequence ATAATGGACCATATCTATATGAATCTTCATGAAACAGCTTCTTCACAGGCTGGCGTTTTCGCAGCCATTGCTGACATTGCCTACAAAGCAGGTATTTGTACATCACAAGAGGATGTCAAAAAAGGCTTAGCTGAAAGGGAAGCACTGAGCACGACTGGATTTCAAGATGGATTTGCCATTCCACATACACAAACAGAAGCCATCACAAAACCAGCACTTGTGATCGTCCGCACTGAAACAGGCATTGAATGGGACGCTTTTGATGGGAAGCCATGCTTTTTCTTCTTATCCTTACTGATCCCCAAAAATGAAGCGGGCACCACTCATCTAAAGGCTCTTTCTGCTCTTTCACGAGGATTAATGGATGAAGTGAAACGACAAAAGCTGCTGGAAACAAGAACAAATGAAGACATGCTTACTGTTTTAGAAACAGATATTTTAACGAGAGAGGATGTTTGA
- a CDS encoding BglG family transcription antiterminator, with protein MYLTKRGTTLLSMLIHTTSYLSIEDLQNRLNVSTRTVYSEIKRMNSWLETQQLSGIQRKDQLGYYLHPHEKEVIIQKANTILVGHDYEPCVKERRAILLLSIACSEKRLRIDDFMKMIKVSRNTLLEDMKQLKEALSKQQLTLHYQTACGYLISGEERAIRLALKPYIHSIRTMIKNEKAFPSFWLKGPISYKRLKHLLEKSEQELKLEFADDMLDQLSLDLFFYFKRMKLGRAVHLSNEEKRTLQETDECLAAIRFMAQIQRETGLQVHDDEIYFLSTLWLSAKKQKLPSSKKPEEHLIRTIARQMIFDFQRYACISFQEYEALEQNLTMHLIPAYYRLIYHIDINNELTESIKKAQPEVFDITQKVVCHLEKATCSKISDHEIAYVAMHFGGWMRREGISPIVRRSVYIVCGEGIGTSHMLKTQLIELIGYIEVRELLSKRSYEEMSSIDVDFVVSTTPISFKGKPVHLVHPILTAYEKKTLLQYGEGAEIRLDEKNVDALFNIIQQHTIVQNEKALLRDLKELLHPAYVSHQKGWKPVLNDLLTEKTIHLQQTADTWQEAITKAAQPLLDQNAIQRGYVEAMIQSVHQNGPYIVIAPQVAIPHARPEDGVNKLSMSLMSFERPIFFSKDEKKQVRLIIVLAAIDSMTHLKALKQLTMLLSDEKRRKQLVEAKELASVQKLVDQFSQL; from the coding sequence CTGTATTTAACCAAAAGGGGCACGACTTTACTATCAATGCTGATTCACACGACATCTTATTTATCAATTGAAGATTTACAGAATCGACTGAATGTCTCTACTCGAACCGTCTACTCTGAAATCAAACGCATGAATAGCTGGCTGGAAACTCAGCAGCTGAGTGGTATTCAGCGAAAAGATCAACTTGGCTACTACTTACACCCACATGAAAAAGAAGTCATTATTCAAAAAGCGAACACCATTCTCGTTGGCCATGATTATGAACCATGCGTAAAGGAAAGAAGAGCCATCCTGCTCTTATCCATTGCATGCAGTGAGAAACGCCTAAGAATTGATGATTTTATGAAGATGATCAAAGTGAGCCGGAATACATTGCTTGAAGATATGAAACAGCTAAAAGAAGCACTTTCAAAGCAGCAGCTCACGCTTCACTATCAGACAGCCTGCGGCTATTTGATTTCAGGAGAAGAAAGAGCGATTCGATTGGCGCTGAAACCTTATATTCATTCCATTCGCACAATGATAAAAAACGAAAAAGCGTTTCCATCTTTTTGGTTAAAGGGGCCCATTTCATATAAGCGGTTAAAGCATCTCCTCGAGAAGTCAGAACAAGAGCTTAAGCTCGAGTTTGCAGATGACATGCTGGATCAGCTGTCTTTGGATCTCTTTTTCTACTTCAAGCGGATGAAGCTAGGACGTGCTGTACACCTTTCAAACGAAGAAAAGCGTACATTGCAGGAAACAGATGAATGCTTGGCGGCTATTCGTTTCATGGCACAAATTCAAAGGGAAACAGGTCTTCAAGTTCATGATGATGAAATCTATTTTCTTAGCACTCTATGGCTCAGCGCCAAGAAACAAAAGCTTCCATCAAGTAAAAAACCAGAAGAGCATCTCATTCGCACCATTGCCAGACAAATGATTTTTGACTTTCAGCGGTATGCTTGTATTTCCTTTCAAGAGTACGAAGCCTTGGAGCAAAACTTGACCATGCATCTCATCCCGGCCTATTACAGACTCATCTATCACATTGATATCAACAATGAATTAACAGAATCTATTAAAAAAGCACAGCCAGAGGTGTTTGACATCACTCAAAAGGTCGTATGCCATTTAGAAAAGGCGACTTGCTCAAAGATCAGCGACCATGAAATTGCATATGTGGCGATGCATTTTGGTGGTTGGATGAGAAGAGAAGGGATTTCACCAATTGTGCGGCGTTCTGTATACATTGTCTGCGGCGAAGGAATTGGCACAAGTCACATGCTGAAAACACAGCTTATCGAATTAATCGGTTATATCGAAGTACGTGAACTATTATCAAAGCGTTCATATGAAGAAATGTCATCCATTGATGTTGACTTTGTTGTGTCAACAACACCTATTTCGTTTAAAGGAAAACCCGTTCACCTCGTTCATCCCATCCTCACTGCCTATGAGAAAAAAACCTTGCTTCAATATGGAGAAGGTGCAGAAATCAGGCTTGATGAGAAAAATGTGGACGCTTTATTCAACATCATTCAGCAGCATACCATCGTACAAAATGAAAAAGCACTGCTTCGTGATCTTAAAGAGCTACTTCATCCCGCATATGTATCCCATCAGAAAGGGTGGAAACCAGTGTTAAACGATTTATTAACAGAAAAAACCATTCATCTCCAGCAAACAGCAGATACTTGGCAAGAGGCCATCACAAAAGCAGCGCAGCCTTTACTCGATCAAAATGCCATTCAGAGAGGTTATGTGGAGGCCATGATTCAGTCTGTGCATCAAAATGGACCTTATATTGTGATTGCACCACAAGTAGCCATTCCGCATGCCAGACCAGAGGACGGCGTGAACAAATTAAGCATGTCACTCATGTCATTCGAACGGCCCATTTTTTTCTCTAAGGATGAAAAAAAACAGGTTCGTCTCATCATTGTGCTAGCAGCCATTGACAGTATGACCCACTTGAAAGCACTCAAACAGCTGACCATGCTGTTAAGTGATGAAAAACGGAGAAAACAACTGGTTGAAGCAAAGGAATTAGCATCGGTGCAAAAACTAGTTGATCAATTTTCACAACTATAA
- a CDS encoding PTS fructose transporter subunit IIC yields the protein MSRKKIVAATGCPTGIAHTFMAAEALKIAAEQLGVDIKVETHGQVGIENALTDQDILEADGIIVAADKDVNTDRFHGKPLIEVPVAKGIRTPEELIQGIINGDAPVHQVKGRASGTEKTSAPSSSQQKTTNKWIHTIYKHLMNGVSHMLPFVVGGGVLIAISFLFGIYSADPQHETYHPFAAYLKSIGGLGFSLMVPILAAFIADSIARRPGMVVGFIGGLLANDGGAGFLGGIIAGFAAGYIIVFLQFLLQKLPASLDGLKSIFIYPVIGIFLIGAVMTPLLVPITGLNNSLMDFLSAVQSTNPLLLGLIVGAMCGFDMGGPFNKAAYVTGTALLAQGNLYFMAGVSAACITPPLIIAIATTIFRKHFTPQERNAGAINYILGATHITEGAIPFAAKNPIVVLPIIMFGSAISAILTYLFGVQVPAPHGGFLVLPVVTGAFQWVLSILIGSLVGAILYGLYRKKIDKPAV from the coding sequence ATGAGCCGTAAAAAAATTGTCGCTGCAACTGGCTGTCCAACAGGCATTGCACACACGTTTATGGCAGCTGAGGCATTAAAAATAGCTGCTGAGCAATTAGGGGTCGACATCAAAGTCGAAACACATGGTCAAGTAGGAATTGAAAACGCTTTAACCGATCAAGACATTCTGGAGGCCGATGGGATCATTGTCGCAGCTGACAAAGATGTGAATACAGATCGTTTTCACGGCAAACCACTTATTGAAGTGCCTGTAGCGAAAGGCATCCGCACGCCAGAAGAACTGATCCAAGGCATTATCAATGGAGATGCACCCGTTCATCAAGTGAAAGGAAGGGCTTCTGGAACGGAGAAAACATCTGCTCCTTCATCCTCTCAACAAAAGACGACGAATAAATGGATACACACGATCTACAAACATTTAATGAACGGTGTATCACACATGCTTCCATTTGTTGTTGGAGGCGGGGTCTTAATTGCCATTTCATTTCTATTCGGTATCTACTCTGCTGATCCTCAGCATGAAACGTATCATCCGTTTGCTGCCTATTTGAAAAGCATTGGCGGACTCGGCTTTAGCTTAATGGTGCCTATTTTAGCAGCATTTATCGCTGATTCAATCGCCAGACGCCCAGGGATGGTTGTCGGGTTTATCGGCGGCCTGCTTGCAAACGACGGAGGCGCTGGATTCTTAGGTGGTATTATCGCAGGTTTTGCAGCAGGATATATCATCGTATTCCTTCAATTCCTGCTTCAAAAATTACCTGCATCACTTGACGGTTTAAAATCAATCTTCATCTATCCTGTTATCGGTATTTTCTTGATTGGAGCTGTGATGACACCACTATTAGTTCCGATCACAGGCCTAAATAATTCATTAATGGATTTTCTCTCAGCTGTTCAATCCACGAACCCGCTGCTCTTAGGTTTAATTGTTGGAGCGATGTGTGGATTTGATATGGGAGGTCCTTTTAACAAAGCAGCCTATGTCACAGGAACGGCTTTACTTGCACAAGGTAACCTTTACTTCATGGCAGGTGTGTCCGCAGCATGTATCACACCGCCGCTTATCATTGCGATTGCCACAACGATTTTCAGAAAACATTTCACACCGCAGGAACGAAATGCAGGGGCAATCAACTATATTCTAGGGGCGACACATATTACAGAAGGGGCCATCCCATTTGCGGCAAAAAACCCGATCGTTGTCCTGCCAATTATCATGTTTGGCTCAGCCATCTCTGCTATATTGACGTATCTATTTGGCGTACAGGTTCCAGCTCCGCATGGTGGATTCCTTGTCCTTCCAGTCGTCACAGGTGCATTTCAGTGGGTACTATCCATACTGATCGGATCACTTGTAGGTGCCATTCTATACGGACTTTACCGTAAAAAAATAGACAAACCCGCAGTTTAA
- a CDS encoding PTS sugar transporter subunit IIB has protein sequence MKKILVVCGNGLGSSFIVEMNVKKALEELGLVAEVDHTDLSTSKNEQADLYIGATDIIDQLDDGTRKVAGLNNLLDQEAIKDVLRKHI, from the coding sequence ATGAAAAAAATTCTTGTTGTGTGCGGAAACGGATTAGGAAGCAGCTTTATCGTAGAAATGAATGTCAAAAAAGCATTAGAAGAGTTAGGACTTGTAGCTGAAGTGGATCATACCGATCTCAGCACAAGTAAAAATGAACAGGCCGATCTATATATCGGAGCAACAGACATTATCGATCAGCTGGATGACGGCACAAGAAAGGTCGCTGGATTAAATAACTTGTTAGACCAGGAAGCCATTAAAGACGTCCTTCGTAAACACATATAA
- a CDS encoding MurR/RpiR family transcriptional regulator yields the protein MNEPLFNIPSDVYQTLSETERYLLHYIHQHLEEISTLSIVTLSERANVSTATIVRLMKKIGYNGYTSFKYRLKQEKKMTDASDQLKNIDEDIKLAIRKNEEEVLKTIQLQSIGQIEDAVQKIHNADKIYIFGRGFSEMIAKEMTIKLQLIGKTCEVHDDPNIIRLKSRDISKNELAIFVSLNGETAELVEACQNLSMKQVTTITVTTRIDSTLSKISDMTLVGYKGEQSFFPDYEVRSRLSLHVIARILLDAYVIRMK from the coding sequence TTGAATGAACCACTATTTAACATTCCAAGCGATGTGTATCAAACGTTAAGTGAAACAGAACGTTATTTACTCCATTATATTCACCAGCATCTAGAGGAAATCTCCACCTTATCCATCGTCACATTAAGTGAAAGAGCGAATGTGTCGACAGCCACAATTGTCAGATTGATGAAAAAAATTGGTTACAACGGCTATACTTCCTTTAAATATCGATTGAAACAAGAAAAGAAAATGACCGATGCAAGTGATCAGCTAAAAAACATCGATGAAGACATCAAACTAGCGATTCGGAAAAATGAAGAAGAGGTTTTAAAGACGATTCAGCTGCAAAGTATTGGGCAAATTGAAGATGCCGTTCAAAAAATACATAATGCGGACAAAATTTATATTTTCGGCAGAGGCTTCTCAGAGATGATTGCCAAAGAAATGACCATCAAATTACAGCTCATCGGAAAAACATGCGAAGTACATGACGATCCGAATATCATTCGGCTGAAATCGAGAGACATCAGTAAAAACGAACTTGCGATCTTTGTTTCATTAAATGGCGAAACAGCAGAGCTCGTTGAAGCGTGTCAAAATCTCAGCATGAAGCAAGTCACGACCATTACCGTCACGACAAGAATAGATTCTACATTAAGCAAAATATCAGATATGACTCTAGTCGGATATAAAGGCGAACAATCTTTCTTCCCAGATTATGAAGTCAGATCGCGCCTGTCTCTTCATGTCATTGCCCGCATTTTACTAGATGCCTATGTGATCCGAATGAAATAA